The following DNA comes from bacterium.
TCGGTTTCATGAATGATATCCGCAAAGAGCAGTTGCTTTGTGTGATGTCGTGGCTTGGTGGGGAGCGATTACTGGGCGTGGCCCACGCCGGGGTGGATACCTATTGCCTTTATGGGCAGGATACTCGCAGCAGGGACCAATTTGCGTTGATTGTTGGCCTTGGTCCCGACGATATCTTCCCCCTTGTCCTGAATGGCGGTTCCGTTCCGCCGCTGGGGGTTGAGGTTTTGAAGGATGATCAGCATTGGGAATCCCTGAATTTCACCTGCAGTGAGGGACGGATCGCAGTTGAAATCACCCTGGGAATGATGAATCCCCTGGTGATGCGAATCCGATACGAATCATAACCCATCCGCTATGCGGTGAGTGGCGATATGGATAAATATCCACTCGCTACGGCCATTTGTTTTCGTGAAACAAAGGTCTAAAGTAATCTCAAATAAAGGGAGGCCTGTGTTTATGCGGAAGATCGGAATAGGGTTGATCGGTTGTGGCGGACGGTTGCGCGACGTTGTCAAACACCTGACGCGGGCGACCGACCAGGTGGAGGTGGTGGCGCTCTTTGATCCGAATCCGCAGTCCATCAAGGCCGCACAGGAGGCGTTTAATCCCGATGCCCGGGTCTACGGGGATTACCTCGAGCTGGTTCGAGATCCTGCGTTGGATTGGGTGATGATCGGGTCCTGGAATTGTTTCCATGCGCGCCAGGCGGTGGCGGCGCTTGAAGCAGGCAAGAATGTCTTCTGTGAAAAACCACTGGCACTGTCGGCGGCCGATTGTATTGCCATGCGCGACGCCTGGCGGGCGTCGCAGAAGATGTTCATCATTGGTTTCACCCTGCGGTTCTCGCCGCACTACCATCGCATCAAAGAGATCATTTCCTCGGGTCGAATTGGGAAGATCCGCAGCCTGGAGTTCAACGAGACGCTTCATTTTGACCATGGCGGTTACATTCACTCCGATTGGCGGCGCAAGACTGAATGGGCCGGTAGCCACTTGCTCGAAAAGTGTTGTCACGACCTCGATCTGGTGAACTGGATGACCGACTCCGTACCGGTCAAGGTCGCGTCGTTTGGCGGCTGTGATTTCTTCAAGCCTGAGAATGCGTATCATGTGGCGCGGCTGGGGCAGGCGCCGGGCGGTAAGGTTCCCTTCTCGACCTGGGACGTGACCAGCGAGGCGGGTCGTTTGACGACACCGTTCAGCGACGACAAGGATATTGTGGATAACCAGGTGGCCATCTTTCAGTTCGCCAATGGGGTTCGCGTTTCATTCCATACCGACTGCGCCACAGCCATTTTCGAGAGGCGGATGGTCCTGTGTGGAACGGAAGGGACCTTGCGGTCGGATGTGGTTACCGGTCAGATCGAGGTGGAGCGGTTCGGGTATAACATGGTGCGCGAGGATTGCCGCACGGATGCCTCGGGCGGACATGGCGGTGGCGATGAGGTGTTGGGGCAGGGTCTGGCGGATTCCATTCTGCATGGCAAGCCGCCGCCAGCTTCGCTGGACGAGGGATTGCGAGCGGCGTTTGCGGCGTTTGGCGCCGATGAGGCGCTGCGGACCGGTACGGTGGTGGATATGATGCCGCTGTGGCGGCAGGCGGGGATAGAATTGTAGGCGAATTGCGATGGGGAGGGGGGTTACATGAATACTAAAACAATGGGTTGGGCGGCGAGGTTGCTGGCGTGCTCCTTGATGTTCACGGCAGGGGTAAGTTTTGCCAACACGTGGACCGGTGGGGGAACGAGTTCCAATGCCAGCGAGGCGGCGAACTGGTCGGGCGGCGTGCCCACGACTGGCAGCGCCATTGTGCTCGATGGCACGAGCAGCAGTAAGAATATGAACTGGGACGCGCCCACCAACAGCCTGCCCTATTCGGTGGCCTCCTGGCTTCAGACAAACTACACGGGGACCGTAACGGTCTTCACGGTGTACGGTTCGAACGGGTTCACCAACTTCACGATCACGGGCGACTGCGTCATCAGTAACGGCATGTGGACGCATCTGGGGAACACGGGCGGGGAGACGAATCGGCTACGCGTGACCGTGAATGGCAATTTCACGCTGGGCTCCAATGCCAGTATCAATGTGCAGGGCAAGGGGTACGCGGCGGGAAAAGGACCGGGTGCGGGTTCATCGTATAGTGGCAACGGCGAACCGGCGGCCAGCTACGGGGGCATGGGGGCTGATGCGATCCGTAACACCTATGGTTCCATCGTCTCGCCGATCAATCTGGGTAGCGGTGGTAATGTAGCAGGTGGCGGGGCTGTCTGGTTGACGGTTAATAGTGCGGCGACCATTGATGGAACCATTTCGGCTCAGGCGACACAAGGCGTTCTGGCGGGCGGTTCTGGGGGCTCGATCCTGATTGAAGCGAGTAGCCTGACAGGGAGCACCAACGGATTGCTTGACGTATCGGTGCCGTACAACTCAAACAGCAGCAGCCAGCGGGGTGGCGGAGGCGGACGTATTGCGGTCATTTTGACCGGATCCTCCTTATTTGGTTCAGTGCGGCTGAAAGCCAATGGCGGTCAAACTTGGGATGGTATTTTTGGGGCGGCGGGAACGATTTACCTGCAAACCTCCACCCAGACGGCGGGGACGGGGACGTTGTTGATCGACAATGCGGGTCTGAACTCTCTGGCCCAAACATTGATGACGCCCGCAGACACGAACTTGAATGCCTTCGCATCGATCATCATTACGAACAAAGGCATGCTGGGTTTGAACACGAATACGGTTTGGAATCTTGGCAATCCTGTGAACCTGATCGCGTATGGCCCTGCAAATTCGTTTGTGGCGGCGGCGCAGACCAATGGGTTGTCGATCCCAAACGACTGGACACTCTCCGGTGGTTATACCCTGCGGTTGTACACGAACCTGAATATTGGAGGCAATCTGACGGTGAGCAACGCCACTTTGGAGTTGTTTGCCGGCTGGCGGACCAATTTACATGTAGGCGGCAACCTGCTGGTGGCGACGAACGGCACCATCTCGCATGCCGCCAATAACACCAATGAGCAGTATCGCCTGGCCCTGCAGATTGACGGAGATCTGACAGTGGCTGCGGGCGGCTCGATCGATGTGACCGGGAAAGGTTACACGAAATCGGCGGGACCGGGCCGGGGGGACGGGAGCAACTCCAACAATAAACCGGGGGCGAGCCATGGCGGCCTGGCCGCCGAATGGACCAGCGCCTGGGCCTATTGGGTGACCTATGGTTCTGTTACGGCACCGACCAACCTGGGCAGCGGCGGCATCGGGGCAAGCCTTTCAAGCGGGATTCTTTGGGCGGGGGGGGGCGGCGCGGCCGAGATCCGGGTCAATGGGGCGACTCGGTTGGCCGGTTCCATTCTGGCAAAGGGTTACCTGTCGAATATGGCGGGGAGCGCCGGAGGTTCCATTTTCCTGACAACCGGTACCCTCGCGAGCAATGGAGTCATTGACGCGTCGGCTAATGCGACCACTCAATACGGCGGTGGGGGCGGGCGGATTGCCGTGGTTCTGACCGGCGGCGACTCTTTCGATTCTGTGACCATGAGGGCGTTTGGCTCGGGAACCTACCGGGGTGCCGCTGGCACGATCTATCGGCAGACCGCCAGTCAGGGGGCCGGGCGCGGGGTGGTAACCCTCTATGGCGATGCGGCCACTTACACCACGAACACGGTCACTCGGATACCCGCGTCCACCAATGCCGCGGCCGGCGAGATTACCAGCCTGCAATATGTCACGCTGACGGCCACCAACTATGCCAACGTGGCGGTGACGACCAACCTGACCATGGGGGATTTGTACCTGACGGACGACAATGCCAAACTCCGGTTGAAAGGGTATACGCTCACCCTGGGCGCGGAGTATCACGCCTCGTGGGGCGCGTCGAATCGGGTGGTTTTCGACGGGGGCCAGATCGTGTGGTATCCCGGCGCTTTGGGCGTACAGGCACTGCCGCCGTCGAATGTTGGCTCTAACTTCGCGACCCTGAACGGGCAAGTGATCAATACCGGGGGAGCGGAGAATCCGCACACGTACTTTTGCCTGGCCTACGTGGACGCAGGCACCCTGAGCACCGGCGATTGGCTCCGTGTGGTCGACATGGGGAGCGGATACGGCAAGTCCGCCGGGTTCAGCACCAATCTGACCAGTTTGCTCCGAGGCAGCACCTACGTCTATCGCTGCTACGTCACCAATAGCGTCGGTCAAGCTTGGTCGGTCACGAACGGATCGTTTCTCACCGTTGTCCTGCCGACCGTCGCCAACCCCGGTGCGACGGCCGTGGGCGGCCACACGGCCACGCTGCGGGGACAGGTGACGGACACGGGTGGCGAAGTACCGAGCGTAGGGTTCGAGTACTGGGTGAACGGCAGTTCGACCACGACGACGGTGTCGAAAGGGACGCAGGCGGGCCTCTTCACGGCAGATCTGGGCAGTCTCCTCATCGGCAGCAACTACACCTATCGCTGCGTGGCGTCGAATGGGGCCGGCGCGGTGTGGTCATCGGCAAGCGGTTTCCAAACCCTGTCCAATGAGTATATCTGGTCGGGCGCCGGGGCGGACC
Coding sequences within:
- a CDS encoding Gfo/Idh/MocA family oxidoreductase: MRKIGIGLIGCGGRLRDVVKHLTRATDQVEVVALFDPNPQSIKAAQEAFNPDARVYGDYLELVRDPALDWVMIGSWNCFHARQAVAALEAGKNVFCEKPLALSAADCIAMRDAWRASQKMFIIGFTLRFSPHYHRIKEIISSGRIGKIRSLEFNETLHFDHGGYIHSDWRRKTEWAGSHLLEKCCHDLDLVNWMTDSVPVKVASFGGCDFFKPENAYHVARLGQAPGGKVPFSTWDVTSEAGRLTTPFSDDKDIVDNQVAIFQFANGVRVSFHTDCATAIFERRMVLCGTEGTLRSDVVTGQIEVERFGYNMVREDCRTDASGGHGGGDEVLGQGLADSILHGKPPPASLDEGLRAAFAAFGADEALRTGTVVDMMPLWRQAGIEL